In Colletotrichum higginsianum IMI 349063 chromosome 1, whole genome shotgun sequence, the DNA window TTCCCTGTCACCAAAAAGAGGGTTTTAGTCTCACGGTTGCAGTCTACAATTGCCGCTCGTCGGCTTCATGGCCGGGTGACATTGCCCTATCCGTGACTTGGTTTCCAAAAAGGTGGAAGTGGTACGCCGTGTTTTACGGCTGCGACAACGCAACAGCAAAGAACATTGAACACCGACTGAACAATTGCGAGGATGCAACATGCCATCCCCTCATCCTGTTGGGAATATTTGCCGAGGTAGAAAGACGACGACAGATCAGCCTTGTCGACAAAGGCAGTCTAGACTTCCTCAGCGCTGTATCCAGCTTGAACAGTACTAATCACCAGTTGGATGACAGCGATCACGCCAGTGCCGGATCTCGCGACAATAGCCTTGCCATTGACCCCTGGCTCAAACTTTCCCATCTGAAGAACGGTATACAAAACTGGAAGGACCAGCTACTCAAGATGGTAGCCCATGCCGATGAGCTCAACGAGTCTTACTTCAAGTCTGATTCCAACTCCACGGTGGCCGTCAACGAACTCCGAAGCCAAATGCGTAGAATCGGGGGTAGGATCAAGGACAGACTAGAAGATATCATCCGCGACTGCGACGAACAGATGAGAAAATGCCAAACAAATTTGGATGGAATCATTCTGGCTGATCAGATGGTGAGGTGATCAAGAGACGTTTTGTTTCAGCTTCTCTAATCATTGGACCCATTTCTAGGCGCACACTCAAGCAAACATGGTCATAGCCTCAAGGACAAAGATGGACAGTAGCCAGATGAAGTCTATCGCTTTGCTGACCATGATATTCCTCCCGGCTACTTTTGTTGCGGTAAGCACACGAATCTGCAATCGAATCTTAACCTGACTGCTCTTCGATGATGTTTAGCATTTTTTCTTCATTCAAAAACCTGAAAGTGCGTTTTTAGTATGAAATCTGACTGGTAAATCCTCCACAGACCTTGTTTTCAATGACCTTTTTCAACTGGCAACCAAACTCAAAGGATGGAGAGGTTGTCGTCTCACCTCGAATTTGGATCTACGCAGTTATTGCGGGTGGATTGACCATGATAACACTGATTACTTGGTTCTTGTTCCTCAGAAGACGGCTAGCGAGGAAGCAGCTACGTCAACCGACAAAGTTGTCAACTTTACTCACGACATTTCGACTTAGAACTCAACAGGTGGAAGACGAGTAGCTCGACTGCCATGGTGATATGAGCAACGGCAACCAAACTGAACGGTGTTCTTCCTGGCCAACTGGTCTGTCAATATCATTAGCACGATTGTGTTGCTTCAAAATAGGGAATTAAAGACTGGCTGAGACTATACAATTACACTATCTCGTAACAAATAGCACTGAGATACCAATTTTCTCTATCCGTTTTCGCCTCGCAAAGTGTCTCTCTCAGTCACTAAACATCTGGCAACCATGTCTTGCACTTCTTTTTGCGATTCAGCCAAAAAGCACAGTCATGGCGGGATATCATCTGAAGCACAAGGTTAGTATTCCACCGTTAGACTCGAAAAAGCAAGTGACCGATGTTTAAAATTGGAATACGTGGCACATATGAATGTGCCTAAAGGTCTTTCGAGCCCCCAGCCTTCCAAATTCAAACTTCTGAGATCTCAGAGTTCTAAAGCCCGTAAAACACCAAGCTAACTAGCTAATGCCATTGCCTAGGCCCCTCAACTCCATCATCCTCGATGCTGGTCGGTGTTCCGTTCATTCATAAGTCGTAAAAACTGCGCACAACATTCTATCACATGTTCCAATTTGAGTGAGTGCCCCAAAGCGTGTTACTgcgtgccggcgccgcgagAGTCATATCGCTCTTCAGATGAGTTTACGTGCAGGCTTCAGGATTGACCATCACCCGCGCAAAAAAGCCTAGAGACCACGTTAGTAGTTTAGATATCTTGAGAGCTTGTGGTGAAAGGATACCCAGTTGATTTGTCGTTCTGTTGAGGGTGCCTTGATGGAATAGAAGTTATGTCGCATCTCCACTTTGTAGTTGATGTCCCCATAGTTTTCCTTCAGGAAGCTGGAGAGACGTTGTGGACTCGATACGTATTTTGACGGGATTCTGTGTTCCTGGAACCCTCCCTGGACAGATATTGTCGAACCAATGTCCGAAGCGGGCATGATAGTAGACTGATTATTTGAGTTACGAAGGTGGTTTAGTCTTTGGGAACAACTTTGAGATCGATGGTTCGTCTCCGTATGAATGCTTGATATTCGTGCAGGTGCTTAGTTTTGTAGTGTGTTTGTTGTGCTGATCGATAAGTTTTCAACATGCCCACCTTTGCCCAAGGTGTTATATAGCACTCGACCATGAGCTTCACTTGAACGAGCCACATCAGCTGGTGGCACCTGACGTGATTCACGCACGGCCGGGGAAAACGAGACAACAAGGCGAATGAAGTGGAAAAACCCCCTTATTCACTGCCCCCTGCGACTCATTCCTTGTGGAAGTGACTGGATCCTGCGAGCCATGACTGAGACGTCGCAGAAAGGCGCATAGTGGCCGCCTCAATCGTCATGTTGGCTGGGCGCTTTACGCAGAGGGGATTTCGTCGAGCCCCCCTGCATAAGGCTGATTGGCTAACATTGCCACACCCCCGGCTCAATGATGAGGCACAGCCTGATTTCAAAAGCGTCTGTCTGTGTAGCCTGTTATGGGAGCCTGCAGGATGTCTTATCCATGCATGCATGAGCTAATGACGGCTCGTTGGTGCATAGCCCCCCTCACTTCGAACGCCCCGAGTAGGTAGGCTTTTGCTGGGGCTGAGCAGGCAGCAGTGCCATTGTCTTGGATGTTGGGGTTCCATGCGCCCATTTGATCCCACCGACGTTTTCTTTTTGGCATTCTCGAAGCAGGCTGTAATCTCTTCGGTTGTCGTCGCTCATCCTGTAGGGCTTAGAAGCAACGCAGCTGCTTCCAGTTCGGTGTCTCGGAGTCGAGTGGGGCCGTCCGGACACGGAGGGTTCCGGATTGTTGACGGGCACGCAGAAATAAATGACACTTTTTGTAAGTAGACAGAGTTTCAAGAATGAGAAGCAATGAAAATTGAAGTCATCAATCAAGAGTGTTTATCCAAAGGGTGCCAAACTCGGCGCATCAAAACTAGCCTCTAGGCTAAAACATTCGACTCATTCCCGACTGCCCATATACGCATTGGTTTATTTCCTCCTGGATACAGTCAGCATTGCACCAACTTCCGCCATATCTTCCATTTACCTGAGATAGATGCCCCCTCGCGGAGATGGAAAACTTGTTGTGCCTCATCTGGATGGTTTACTCGTCAATTAGGTCTTTGATCATCTCATTTGCAGTCTGCGCTTACTTCCACACGGTACATCTTCTGCCCAAACCTTTGGTCCAAGACCTTTGACAGCTTTGCCGGATCAATGGACTGGCTTGCTAGCACTTGGGTCGGACCGGACCCGCTGTGGGAGCTTTTCCTTTGAGGACAGGCGCTGTGCGCCAAGCCGATGAGCGTCAGTAAAAggccatgatgatgaggcTGGATGACAGATGCTCTAGGCAGACTCACTTCATAGTATTATCTGAAACGCAAGTAAAGTTCGACTGGTGAGCTTGATGAAGTAGGAAGTCGCGTCAGTAGCTTGGAGACACTTTTTCCACTCTCGCGAGGGTGCGAGCCTGCAGTTATTGAGCCTGGTCCCAACACCCCCTTTGCCCCCAGCAGGCAtaccggcggcggcgaggtggcTAGCCAGCTGGTTTGGGGGCAAATCCCCCCAGTGTCACTCtgatcggcggcggctggatGCGTGTCGATTCAATAGGTCCCTCAGCTGGGGGTCGCACATACTCGGATTCCCGAAAGAGTCCGCGTTCCAGTCAGCCCCAGCCGTTCAAGTTCCCTGACCAACGCCTGCGTTCTAGGTCGCCTATGGCCCCCAATAAATGCAATGGGAGCTGCATATGGAGCTGAACAGGGAGGCACAGCCACGGTGTCTATGCAGGTGACAGCCTGCATGAGAAAATTACTGGCGAACCGCATCCCTTTCCTGTGTCCTTACAGTATAACAGGCGGTGGTTTAAGGAATGATCAGCGTAAGCGGGTGGAAGTGGCTTTCAGGCGTTTTCTCGCTGCTCGTCATTCCGCATCAAACGGATTCCACCCAGTTCCGCCCCCAAAGTCTTAGCTCAGGGCCGCCGTGCAACAATCAGAGCCTCACCATATGTGACAATAATTGATTGACGCCAGGAAAGTCTTGCTCGAATTTCATAAACGACTTGTGCTCCCGCAGTGTGTCTTCCAACTTCTAGGCTTCTGGGCCAGTCCAACCAACAAACCGTCACATCTCGGCTCAACATAGTCACACGCATGTGCAATGGCAGTAGACCAGTCGGTAAGATCCACTGATTACACGTTTGACCAAATATGAGAAACCTCATTTTGCTAACAAAGCCAGGAATATGTTCCATTCGGTGTAGCAGGGGTATGTTGCCACCTTACGTCAACTCTCGATCTCGCGCGGGTGATAGTCGAACGGGCCGGACCGTGCTTCATGTTCGAATCCAAGCTAACAACCATGTCAGGAGTTTAATCATGACTCAAGTGCACATGGCGGTGTCAATGTCAATGGGAACAACCCGGAGAATCCCGCATTGCGTTTGactgccgacgacggcacagAAACGGAGCTGGGCAATGTCGAAAATGTCGAACCTGTTGCTGGCGGGCTCGTGAGAGCTATGACGGGACTAGAGAATGACCTCTCCTCAGTGAGATCACTGATCAAGTCAAAGACTCCTTCTGATGTTCAAACGATCGTCATCGACCATGGTGACACAGCACAGTTACAGCAACAAGACCAAGAGGGTCAGGTTTCTGCTCCCGAGTCGCCTGGAAACGATCTTGCAGGTATCGGCGGGACACTTGGAGAGGAAAGGATGGAAGCCGACGACAAGCTTGAGCTGTCGGATGCCGAAGGCGAGGATGCAGACGACCTCTGGAGCTTGCTCGACGACAACCTCATCACCCCACCGCCACACGATGGCAAGAAGTTTCTTCCCTTGAACGAGCTTCGAAGGATCATTGCGAAGCCCAAGGTCCGGCGGGCGTTGAGAAGCATTTTCCCGGACGAGAAGGCTGCTGAGTACGCCAACGCCGTGTGCAACAGGACCATCTACAACGACAACCAACGGACGACGCGGCAGAGGATGTTCGCCATTCTTGTGCTCACGGAAAACATTGGCGCTTTACCCAGCCTCATTGACGAAGACCTCCACGACGCACACCTCCCTTTCCAGGAAGTTCGAGACGAAGGCGGGAAGAAATGGTACTTGTGTTGCAAAGGGAAAGACGGCACTCGCATTCGATTCGAGGGAAGTCGCAAGTGGACAAACCCGAAGATCAAATCCTTTGTTGACAAGCAGTGgcactttctctctcctttctTCGACATGTTGGCAAACAAGCCGTTGGCATATCTTCTCGAGCCCATGGTCATTCTTCCCTTTCTTGATGGGGACGAGGGACACCACAACACGGTCTATGGCGGTTACAGCACGGTTTGGAGAGTCAAGATCCACCATGCGCATCATAACTATACACACGTAGGTCTCGAACAGCGATGCAACCATGTAGACGAGGGTGCTGACATGGGTTTTATCGTAGCGTGCGGAACCTTACTTTGCGATCAAGAAGCTGCTTTCCGTCGACAAGCGTGCCTTCAACCAGGAGCTTCAGGCGCTGAAGACGTTCAACCGTCAAGGCCACAAACACCTGACCAAGTTGCTGGCGACGTACGAGTATCACGGTTACCGGTTTTTCCTCTTTCCATGGGCGGACGGCAACCTCCGAGAGTTCTGGCAGAGATTTGATCGTCCGAAACCAAGTCTTCAACTAGTCAAGTGGGTAGCAGAGCAGTTCGCTGGCCTAGCGTCTGGCCTCGAGCTCATTCAGCATCCGCCGCGGGACAGTATGAAGGTGGAAGACCCCAAAGATTATGGTCGACATGGAGACTTGAAGCCAGAGAATGTGCTATGGTTCAGGGACAGCGATCAACCTCACAACGTCCCGGGCGACGGTAATCTCAAGATTACGGATTTCGGCCTGACCCGATTCCACCGAGACATTACCAAGTCCAAGGACAATGCTCGAGGGCTTGGCGTTTCACTGACATACAAGGCCCCCGAGGTCGATGTGGTTGACCGTGTTTCTCAGGCTTACGACCTCTGGACTATGGGCTTACTCCTTCTAGAGTTCGTGACTTGGTATCTCAAAGGATGGGAAGGCGTTGATGAATTCTCCAAAAATCGATCAAAAGACGACGTTGGGAACGAGTTCAGTATGGACACATTTTACAACCTTGGAACGCAAAACGGGAGGACAGTCGCTATCCTGAAGCCATCCGTCAAGAAGGTATGTGACTTCATCTCCTACTGCTTTTTCGGGTGCTCATGCAAGGCACAGTGGGCTCAGCATTTACACCAAGACCCTCACtgctctctctttctccatGTTCTCATCACCTACATCACGCACCACCTGATCCGGGTGAACTACAACGAGAGAGACACGAGCAAGGAAGTCGCACAGAAGTTGAAGGATATGGCCGAAAAATGCGCAAGAGATCCGCAATATGCGTGGTATGGATGTCCTAAGCCTCCGAACAAGTCCGACACTGCCCGCACCGACAACACTGTCTCGGATGACGGCTATGGCGGCGCAGACCGCCAAGAAGTTGCGGATTCGTGCCACACTTCCCCAGAGACCTGCTTCCACGATATCTACAAACCAGATCCTATGGAAGACGTCGTTGCGCTGGATGATCTGCGCAATGACACTCCAACACCTACCCGCAGAACCTTTGCCAATGGGTCAGACGTTATGCCTCCTCCCAGAAGCAACACCACCATGCAACAAGCTTTACACGAGCAAACCCCCGAAACAATGGGGTTCCCCTATCAGTATCAGTTTACTTCGGCACTGACGCACAGCCCTCCCCCCAGCCCACACTTTACTAGCCAGGCAAGCACAATCACCGAGAACGGTGATGAAGAGCGCTTGACGTTGAAAAGGGACCGGGACGATATTTTTAATGACTCACTAGGACGGGAGGTAAAGCAGCCGAAGCTGGATGCCAATGGTATGGGCTTATAAGGACCAGATCCTGACTACCTACGCCACACGCAATAGACGAGACTCATGGACAAAAACACGTGTATCATTGTACGCTAGACTAAGGAGTAGGAGTAGTATAGCGTAATGCATTTATTCAATCCCAATCCAGCTCGAATAGCATTCAATCTAAATACCACAAGACTGAGCAAAGTTTATTACTGAGTCTCGTTGAGAACACCGGCACATACATGTCATTGAATCGGCTGACAAGCTAAGGCATGGAGGTTCAGAACCTTTTGGACCTTTTTGGACCAGTTTCCCCATCCTCCTCAAAATTGATTTGATGTCTATGAGGCTTCACTTGTCATGACGACCTTCCACATTTCTTACTCCCGGTAATGCCACTTGACGTTGTCATGAATCTGCCTGATCTCTCCCTGGCTGCGTAAGCATCACTACTTTCTCATATCCGATATCTATGTTAGCTTACTGGTTGAAGTTTCCTGGGAGCCTCAACGAGGTACTGATTGCCCTTCACCTTTTTGGGGGCATTAGCAAATGACTAGACTCACACTTGACTGTTGACGATGGGAGAAAAGAACACTCACACTGAGCCGGTACTGATTGGCGCCAAACTTCTTATCCAACTCCTTTGCGACAGGGTCAGGGTCGTTGTAGCACCAGGGCAAAATGGACGGGACAAGTCTTGAGGGTGGCATGGCAAGATAGCGTAACGAGTTCACCGAAAATTCCAACGAGGGGCTGAAATTCAAAAGGGCAAGTAATCGGCCTCGAGGGAAATGCGAAAACAGATATGCGCCTTATAAGGCTTCTCGGCACGCTTGCACCAGAGAGGAAAGCCTGATGGTTGCGGCTCTTGAATATTGCCAGCAATTGTCCGCACTGGTAATCAGGCTGCCGGCCAGGCGTTCTAGGCAGATAAGCATGCGGCGGTGATCCTACACTTCCCGGTGTCCAGATATCTAAGCGGAGAACGGATGCATCACGAGTGCTGTTTCTCGGGCAGAGAGAACAGGCTGCCCATATCGGCCGTTACTCCAGACCCCTCCTGGGAACCCCGCACTTTACAGTCCAGAGTACCTCCTGCTCAGCCCGTATGTGAGGGTGCGTGATGGTTGTGCCACCGGCTGCATCCATTTGCGCTACTGCATCACGTATGCTGCACGCTGCAACTGATATCGCAACATGAAGCAGGCTGAGCTGCAGGCAATGAACCGCTGCTTCTGCGCCCGAATCCACCCAAATCCAGGCCAATCCGGTTGTCCGCCAATCACTCTCACTGCTCCTATCACGTAGTCTGATCTGATCCAAGGCCGATTGCCATCGGGGCCATGAGCTGTGGCTGTGGCACTCACGACTCCTACCCCGCTCTCGGGGGGGATGTCAGGTTGTTCTGTAAGGCCGGGCGATCGTTGGAACACTTTCTCTCAGTTCATGTTGGTGCTACCAGGAAGCAGCCAAGTGGCCCCGAAGACATCTCATTGAGCAGCATTTAGAGGCCGTACCCTCCCAGGGTCTGGTGCACGTGTGAGCTGGTCTTCTGAATTGGCACAAGGTAACGTTGACCGAGTCTGCTGCAAAAAGTCATCATTCTTGGTGCCATAAATTGTGGAGCTTTTGATCCAAGATGGAGTGGCCGTCCAAGGCATGTAGGTTCAGGACTCGCGACTTTCGCGCCTTCAAGTATGAGGAGCGGTCTTCCAGGGTTATCACCGTCCGTCTGGACGATACATCGGACTTGGAGGTGAAGTTTTCTTATGCCATGAAGTTTTCGACGTGCTGATTTTGGTATTAGGAGGCATTCGTCGATGAAGAACTGACATCGTCATCGGAATGGGAGTCGTGGCTCCGAAGAACCGTGGGTGCTCTTGCGAGGCAAAGCAAGTGGACTGAGCGGGATTAACATGGCACAGGAGGCGGATGCAAAGGACGATGAATCGAACACACTCCACATAGTGTAGGTATTGGGCAGAGGATCAAGTGAATCTACAGAACTGATTCCAAAATAGACTACTTCGCCGAACTACGAAAACAGTTTCCGAGTGCCCATCACAGATTCACCATGTCCCAGTGTCCCAAGCAACATTTAAGCAGATCACCGAGTCATTCCACACGCATCGGGCTCTAGCTCGAATAATCACTCGCAAGGATACAGAGTTTCTCTATTGTCTACAGGTGAACGATAGCTTTGAGCCAGAAAGACTAGGTAAGCTTGAAAGCAAAACCCACGCCTTCGTAAGAGGTCTAAATGCTAAGCTGTCCAGTTTACAACTACCGCACTAGCGCAACATGGCCTAACGACGTTGCGGTCTCTGTAACTCATGATCCGAAGTTCCGATCCACGACAGCAATCTTCTTCGGACTAGACGATAGCCAAGAGCACACGCTGATGGAGAGGATGAAGGATTCACTAGATGATTTCTACCACCCCCTCGCACTAGTCGGTGCGGTGTGCGAACTCGAGCGCGATAGACTGGTCACAGAGCATGCTCGTCCCATGGAGGGCAGATACCTCGAGAAGAATCTAGAGTGGAGTTCCGGTAGCAGCGAGAGCCTGGCATCCGGCTCAGAAACCGAGACAATGGAGGATGTTCTCGGCTTGCGCTTCGACTCGAGCTTTCTCTTGACCGGCTTGACAGCTGCCAGGCGGCAACTTTCGAGAATAGTTGAGCACATTGAGAAATTacgcaacgacgacgagatggcTGTATTCATGAGAGGTGCCAGGTGTTGGGCGAGCAAGGAGATCAAGACCGGGAGCGGAGACGCGGACCGGAGTAGGCAGCTCAGGCACACAGCCGAGCGACTTCAACAGCGTCTCAACCAGATCTCCGACGAGTTCGAGATGAAACTTGATAGCGTCCGAACCTCTATGGAGGACATGATGGCCACAACCCAGGTGGTAAGCAGACTATGCGACCTTGCGCGTTTGCTACACAGGCTGACCTTGTGTGCACAGGTCATCAGCCGCATAGCCCGGCATGACAACCAGATAAACATGGCGATTTCTGTGGCCACAAGACGAGACAACTCTCAGATGCGGTCGATTGCCTTCGTGACGATGTTTTATCTCCCTCTCACGAGTATTGCTGTAAGTGAGCCACGAATTCTGGAGGGGGTCAGGGCCAAACGCTGACTTGACAGACAATTTTCTCCATGAATGTGTTCAACTGGGACGCAAAGGACGGGGAGAATCTCATGACGACACACTTTTGGCTTTACTTGGCGGTTGCCGGGGTCTCGACGGTTCTCACTCTTGGGCTGTGGGTTTTTTACACTGGAATGCGAACGAGATTGTTttcgaagaagaaggatgaGGAAGCAGCTGAGGCTGGGTCACCAACTACGTAGCAGCGGCTGGTATGGATGGCTTTTTCCCTAGCAGAGTTGGGCCTTTCGTCGTTAGGGCTACGCTCCATATTCGGCCTATATTGGGTCATTGTCTTGTGAATCAATATCATTTGCCGTTGTGAGGCACGCAAATTGTTAGTATTGCCAAGGGACGCTCTTTAAATTCTTGCAGGTGGGACAACGAAATCCAACTTTTTAGGTCCATCTTTTTCGTTTCTGTGCGATAACGCCATCGTTTCTTTTGTCTACTGTTTCTTAACTGTTTTACGGAGTGATGTTGCACTGCGGTATCGAAGGAGCTATTACCTGCTCTAGTCGGAATCGATGCctttgtcgtcgtctccccTTAAAATCGCATCGGATCAAGACCATCCCCTAAGTCTAAGAATGCAAGTATCAAAAACACATATCAGATCGGTACAGGTATCTGATGCGTCTTGCGCCACGTTGCTCCAAGACGAACAGTGAGATACACCAATCCAGCACATATGAATTGGATACCTGCTGACAGTGTCGAAACCCACCCAACGCCAATCGCCTCGATTAACGGGAGGCATACTGCAGTCGAGATTCCCGCGAGCATGTATCTTATCAAGTAATGGCTGGCTGTTGCACACACGATTAGCGAACGTCCCTATTGGCGAAAAGATTCGGAGCTTGCCAGAAGCCTCCCCATTTTGGTGTTGCATAACGTCCAAGATGTAAGCATTCAAGCTTGGGAATGCTGCCAACTGCGCAACACCCTGGAGAAACATGCAGATGATGGGTAGCGGTATACCGCCAAATCTCTTGTCCAATGTCCAGCCGTACAAGACCATCGAGGTCGGCAGCATGAGGCCCAAGAAGACCAGACTACTCCTGAGTCTGTCCTCTGGTAAGCGAATACCACGCTTTCGGATCCACGAGGCCACGGTGTAGTCGGCCCACCGTCCGCCAATCTGGCTGCCTACCACATAGCCGACACCTGGAGCGATATAAAGCAAGCCAGACTGCAACGGGGTTGTGAGGTGGAATCTTGGGTTGAGCACATATCGAATCGGAGTTAGGAGGGAGTACATGTTCCAAACCAGTGAAGAAGATGCAAGACACTGTGTGAAAGTTAGCACAAATCACCTTATGTGTGCGTTAAGCAAGGAAG includes these proteins:
- a CDS encoding Protein kinase, which codes for MGDKNLRTFRYHPAPCRVVRRKQAGANEDHISSAVTIGASEGDWKSAFDQKTLGDVSASHEGLLILATRAAEEPITNSHETTILSKLPFSRPSWLQIMEKFHIHDSVARLINRNTAAEFSRSQMNPNNIDGLALSKFPCHQKEGFSLTVAVYNCRSSASWPGDIALSVTWFPKRWKWYAVFYGCDNATAKNIEHRLNNCEDATCHPLILLGIFAEVERRRQISLVDKGSLDFLSAVSSLNSTNHQLDDSDHASAGSRDNSLAIDPWLKLSHLKNGIQNWKDQLLKMVAHADELNESYFKSDSNSTVAVNELRSQMRRIGGRIKDRLEDIIRDCDEQMRKCQTNLDGIILADQMVR
- a CDS encoding Protein kinase domain-containing protein; translated protein: MAVDQSEYVPFGVAGEFNHDSSAHGGVNVNGNNPENPALRLTADDGTETELGNVENVEPVAGGLVRAMTGLENDLSSVRSLIKSKTPSDVQTIVIDHGDTAQLQQQDQEGQVSAPESPGNDLAGIGGTLGEERMEADDKLELSDAEGEDADDLWSLLDDNLITPPPHDGKKFLPLNELRRIIAKPKVRRALRSIFPDEKAAEYANAVCNRTIYNDNQRTTRQRMFAILVLTENIGALPSLIDEDLHDAHLPFQEVRDEGGKKWYLCCKGKDGTRIRFEGSRKWTNPKIKSFVDKQWHFLSPFFDMLANKPLAYLLEPMVILPFLDGDEGHHNTVYGGYSTVWRVKIHHAHHNYTHRAEPYFAIKKLLSVDKRAFNQELQALKTFNRQGHKHLTKLLATYEYHGYRFFLFPWADGNLREFWQRFDRPKPSLQLVKWVAEQFAGLASGLELIQHPPRDSMKVEDPKDYGRHGDLKPENVLWFRDSDQPHNVPGDGNLKITDFGLTRFHRDITKSKDNARGLGVSLTYKAPEVDVVDRVSQAYDLWTMGLLLLEFVTWYLKGWEGVDEFSKNRSKDDVGNEFSMDTFYNLGTQNGRTVAILKPSVKKVCDFISYCFFGCSCKAQWAQHLHQDPHCSLFLHVLITYITHHLIRVNYNERDTSKEVAQKLKDMAEKCARDPQYAWYGCPKPPNKSDTARTDNTVSDDGYGGADRQEVADSCHTSPETCFHDIYKPDPMEDVVALDDLRNDTPTPTRRTFANGSDVMPPPRSNTTMQQALHEQTPETMGFPYQYQFTSALTHSPPPSPHFTSQASTITENGDEERLTLKRDRDDIFNDSLGREVKQPKLDANGMGL
- a CDS encoding Protein kinase, which gives rise to MAQEADAKDDESNTLHIVLLRRTTKTVSECPSQIHHVPVSQATFKQITESFHTHRALARIITRKDTEFLYCLQVNDSFEPERLVYNYRTSATWPNDVAVSVTHDPKFRSTTAIFFGLDDSQEHTLMERMKDSLDDFYHPLALVGAVCELERDRLVTEHARPMEGRYLEKNLEWSSGSSESLASGSETETMEDVLGLRFDSSFLLTGLTAARRQLSRIVEHIEKLRNDDEMAVFMRGARCWASKEIKTGSGDADRSRQLRHTAERLQQRLNQISDEFEMKLDSVRTSMEDMMATTQVVISRIARHDNQINMAISVATRRDNSQMRSIAFVTMFYLPLTSIATIFSMNVFNWDAKDGENLMTTHFWLYLAVAGVSTVLTLGLWVFYTGMRTRLFSKKKDEEAAEAGSPTT